In a single window of the Niabella ginsenosidivorans genome:
- a CDS encoding glycoside hydrolase family 43 protein: protein MRKILLSAVFCCLAVAIAAQNAGTYSNPLDVQFGDPYILRTADGKYYMYGTGAGAHNGFAAYSSNDLINWKREGQVYYGNNRNGWGEHSYWAPEVYERHGKYYLFYSAQWKVNPGKELENFRIGVAVASKPTGPFVDLQNKPVFNPRYPVIDANVLFTEDGKVYLYYSRCCYKHPVESEVAAWARKKGWFSQVEESWVYGIEMKPDFSGVIGEPVLLLRPPVKMSDPQAAWESRSVTSKEVNRRWTEGSCIFKKGDTYYMMYSANYFGGKNYAVGYATSKNPLGPFKKAANNPVLQKNTATGGIVTGTGHNSVTYAPDGKTMLCVYHGRTSKTGDERVVFIDRMKITKDGELMVEGPTTTKQLMPGAR, encoded by the coding sequence ATGCGAAAAATTTTATTATCAGCCGTTTTTTGTTGCCTGGCAGTTGCCATAGCTGCTCAAAATGCCGGAACATACAGCAATCCACTGGATGTACAGTTTGGAGACCCCTACATTCTGCGCACAGCCGACGGTAAATACTATATGTATGGCACAGGAGCCGGCGCCCACAATGGTTTTGCCGCTTATTCGTCAAATGATCTGATCAACTGGAAGCGTGAAGGGCAGGTCTATTACGGGAACAACAGGAACGGCTGGGGCGAGCATTCGTACTGGGCACCGGAAGTATATGAGCGGCACGGAAAATATTATCTGTTTTATAGTGCGCAATGGAAGGTCAATCCCGGTAAAGAACTTGAAAATTTCAGAATAGGCGTGGCTGTTGCCAGCAAGCCGACCGGCCCTTTTGTTGATCTGCAAAACAAACCTGTTTTTAACCCCAGATATCCGGTGATCGATGCCAACGTATTGTTTACAGAAGATGGTAAAGTGTACCTCTATTACTCAAGATGCTGCTACAAGCACCCGGTGGAAAGCGAAGTGGCAGCATGGGCCCGCAAAAAAGGCTGGTTCAGCCAGGTGGAAGAAAGCTGGGTATATGGAATAGAAATGAAACCTGATTTTAGTGGTGTCATCGGCGAGCCTGTTTTGTTGTTGCGCCCGCCGGTAAAAATGAGCGATCCGCAGGCGGCATGGGAAAGCCGTTCCGTTACTTCAAAAGAAGTGAACCGCCGCTGGACAGAAGGCTCCTGCATTTTCAAAAAGGGCGATACTTATTATATGATGTATTCGGCTAATTATTTCGGAGGAAAAAATTATGCGGTAGGGTATGCGACGTCCAAAAACCCACTCGGCCCTTTCAAAAAAGCGGCTAATAATCCGGTGTTGCAAAAAAATACGGCAACAGGCGGCATTGTTACCGGTACAGGGCATAACAGTGTTACTTACGCCCCTGATGGAAAAACGATGCTGTGCGTGTATCATGGCCGTACCAGTAAAACCGGCGATGAAAGGGTGGTGTTTATTGATCGGATGAAGATAACAAAGGATGGTGAATTAATGGTGGAAGGCCCCACCACTACAAAACAATTGATGCCCGGGGCGCGCTGA
- the ltrA gene encoding group II intron reverse transcriptase/maturase, whose protein sequence is MKDAITKSLPVTYDMVWIAYLQVKENGGSAGVDKESLTDFEADLAANLYKIWNRLASGSYFPPPVKTVLIDKKSGGKRPLGIPTVGDCIAQTVIEQYIEAKIDSLFYANSYGYRPGKSAHEAIASCERNCKLYNWVIDLDIRNFFETINHDILIELMWHYTQEKWVVMYIQRWLQADIQQPDGSIQSRKQGTPQGGVISPLLANVYLHHVFDQCMACSNEHQFQLFERYADDIVVHCRSKAEAEKLLAAIKVRLEDYQLEVHPDKTRLIYCKDYRRKEKHKSNSFTFLGFGFEPGMRYIRAAKKMTMRYFPSISKDAKTSIRQSMRKVLIPRWIDVDLEEFAHRLNPKIRGWVQYYTKFDKWAISPVFIYLNTLIMKYLKNKYRIRTKDKVYKKFVELQTQQPKLLVHWTFGIRVGLG, encoded by the coding sequence ATGAAAGATGCAATTACAAAATCACTGCCGGTAACATACGATATGGTGTGGATAGCGTACCTACAGGTTAAGGAGAACGGAGGAAGTGCAGGAGTGGATAAGGAAAGTCTCACGGATTTTGAGGCTGATTTAGCTGCGAACCTGTATAAGATCTGGAACCGGCTTGCCAGTGGAAGCTATTTCCCACCACCCGTTAAAACGGTGCTTATTGACAAAAAGAGCGGTGGCAAAAGACCGTTGGGCATTCCAACGGTTGGAGACTGTATTGCACAAACAGTAATCGAGCAGTACATTGAAGCAAAGATCGACAGCCTTTTCTACGCCAATTCCTATGGTTACAGACCGGGCAAAAGTGCGCATGAGGCTATTGCTTCATGTGAAAGGAATTGCAAATTATATAACTGGGTCATAGACCTGGATATTCGCAATTTCTTTGAGACAATAAACCATGACATATTAATAGAGCTGATGTGGCATTATACCCAGGAAAAATGGGTAGTAATGTACATCCAGAGATGGTTACAGGCAGATATCCAGCAACCCGATGGGAGCATACAATCCAGAAAGCAGGGCACGCCGCAAGGCGGTGTGATCAGCCCGCTTCTGGCCAATGTATATTTACATCATGTTTTCGATCAGTGCATGGCCTGCAGTAACGAGCATCAATTTCAATTGTTTGAAAGGTATGCTGATGATATTGTGGTACACTGTCGTAGTAAAGCTGAAGCTGAAAAGCTATTAGCTGCAATCAAGGTAAGACTGGAGGATTACCAGCTTGAGGTACACCCGGATAAAACGCGGTTGATCTACTGCAAAGACTACAGAAGGAAAGAAAAGCATAAATCAAACAGCTTTACATTCCTTGGATTTGGTTTTGAGCCGGGAATGAGGTATATCAGAGCGGCAAAGAAAATGACGATGCGTTATTTTCCCAGCATTAGTAAAGATGCCAAAACCAGTATCCGGCAATCCATGCGAAAAGTATTGATACCAAGATGGATTGATGTAGATCTGGAAGAATTTGCACATAGATTAAATCCGAAGATCAGGGGATGGGTACAGTATTACACAAAATTTGACAAATGGGCCATATCACCGGTGTTCATATACCTGAATACTTTAATTATGAAGTATCTCAAGAATAAATACCGTATCAGGACGAAAGATAAGGTCTATAAGAAATTTGTAGAATTACAGACCCAGCAACCGAAGTTGCTTGTGCATTGGACTTTTGGAATAAGAGTAGGTTTAGGATAA
- a CDS encoding RNA polymerase sigma factor, translated as MRDKGEILQNDQRIPDRLKNGFERIYKEHLQVLCIAAYKIVRDKEKAKDCVQDLFMELWDGNKISRLLEMEDAGAYLFTCVRHKCYRLLSLENRQGKVNDLLSGLQQDTPVLPEKEEDPRKTAVLMDAVQNMPPQPYKAFQLHVIEGKKEKK; from the coding sequence ATGAGAGATAAAGGGGAAATATTACAAAATGATCAAAGAATACCGGATCGCCTGAAAAACGGATTCGAGCGTATTTATAAAGAACATTTACAGGTATTGTGCATCGCCGCGTATAAAATTGTTCGTGATAAGGAAAAGGCCAAAGACTGTGTTCAGGATCTGTTCATGGAGCTTTGGGATGGCAATAAGATCTCCAGGCTCCTGGAAATGGAAGATGCTGGAGCGTATTTATTTACGTGTGTGCGTCATAAATGTTACAGACTGCTTTCTTTGGAAAACCGGCAGGGTAAAGTGAATGACCTGCTGTCCGGTTTGCAGCAGGATACGCCGGTGCTGCCGGAGAAAGAAGAAGATCCTCGGAAAACTGCTGTTTTAATGGACGCTGTTCAAAACATGCCTCCCCAACCTTATAAAGCGTTTCAGTTACACGTGATTGAAGGAAAAAAAGAAAAGAAGTAG
- a CDS encoding FecR family protein gives MENWSKDTVSRKLIQKALNKLNAEENVVLERMINEDDAIKKEWEEIVLLTEQWPDLPDEQAGWLQLEPRLTDPPAYLKPLKRSYKKLISVAAALFIIGVLSYIAFWAFKPASEPITATTDPVRSKQLALKLGNGQTVNLGKVSNIVLDNGIKIENDSSGRMLSYNGEVNTDEVNTLFVPPGLDYRLNLSDGTEIMLNSATTLKFPFKFNGSKREITISGEAYLKVAHDANRPFIVHLPNGDVKVLGTEFNVNTYTQSEKVSLVKGSIDFVSANDSVRLRPGYAALVLKGGFKTVVLDQNDLAWIEGRYILDGTSVREIAQLIPRWYGVDVKIDNEEVANRVFDGVIYKNKPLDGLLELLKGTTDVDYYYQGNVLHLK, from the coding sequence ATGGAAAACTGGAGCAAAGATACTGTAAGCAGGAAGTTGATACAAAAAGCGCTCAATAAATTGAACGCAGAGGAAAATGTGGTGTTGGAAAGAATGATCAATGAAGATGATGCCATTAAAAAAGAATGGGAAGAAATAGTATTACTTACAGAACAATGGCCCGATCTTCCGGATGAGCAGGCCGGCTGGTTGCAACTGGAACCCCGGCTTACAGATCCGCCGGCATACCTGAAACCTCTAAAAAGATCTTATAAGAAGCTTATTTCAGTAGCGGCAGCCCTGTTTATAATCGGTGTATTGTCTTACATAGCTTTTTGGGCCTTTAAACCTGCTTCAGAACCCATAACTGCAACAACAGATCCGGTAAGGAGTAAACAATTAGCGCTAAAGCTGGGGAACGGGCAAACAGTAAACCTGGGGAAGGTGAGTAATATTGTACTGGATAATGGCATTAAAATAGAAAATGATTCATCAGGCAGGATGCTTTCTTATAACGGTGAAGTGAATACGGATGAAGTAAATACGCTTTTTGTTCCGCCCGGGTTGGATTACCGGCTGAATTTATCAGACGGAACAGAAATTATGCTCAACTCTGCAACGACCTTAAAATTTCCCTTTAAATTTAATGGGAGCAAAAGAGAAATCACCATTTCCGGGGAAGCATACCTGAAAGTGGCGCATGACGCAAACCGGCCCTTCATTGTTCACTTACCTAACGGAGATGTAAAAGTATTGGGCACTGAATTTAATGTAAATACCTATACACAAAGCGAAAAAGTTTCTCTGGTAAAGGGAAGCATTGACTTTGTCAGTGCCAATGACAGTGTCAGGCTCAGACCCGGCTATGCTGCCTTGGTCTTAAAAGGGGGCTTTAAAACAGTAGTACTGGACCAAAACGATCTTGCCTGGATCGAAGGCAGGTATATCCTGGATGGTACTTCTGTCAGGGAAATTGCACAGTTGATCCCCCGCTGGTATGGGGTGGATGTAAAAATAGATAATGAAGAAGTGGCGAACCGGGTTTTTGATGGGGTCATCTATAAAAATAAGCCTCTGGACGGGTTGCTTGAATTATTAAAAGGCACAACGGATGTAGACTATTATTACCAGGGCAATGTTTTGCATTTAAAATAG
- a CDS encoding SusC/RagA family TonB-linked outer membrane protein: MPVKFLSKDLCVLLLLLLLSGLHVYAQQPIEKVFIDLNQNNVPLSQVMKEIEKQSGINFFYSRRHVNSAAKITAVFKHEPLNNVLEAIFPPKGLKWKYVPQQNAILLSPGKAPPPLKKDPMNVQKKPSGDSIPITISGTVTDALNNPMPSVTISDINSGRTTITDSLGRYRLPVTEGHDVLFSYVGYKPFTTTVKDRITINVVLEANPGSMNDVVIVAYGQQKKITSVGAVSTLNPEELKQPVANLSTMLAGRVSGVIGMQRSGQPGYDGADIYIRGISTFTNSSPLVLIDGVERSLSEVDPEDIASFSILKDATATAMYGTRGANGVILIQTKTGKPGKPQINFQYDQGLTQFTQLPKFADGVTYMKMANEAYRNSNPDDPLPKYSDEKIKNTEQGIDPDLNPNVNWFDALFNKFGQNRRARANASGGSENAKYYLSVGYYDENGLTKVDELAQYNSSLKYKRYNFTSNLNLNVTKTTKIDFGASGWISNGNYPGTSIESIWGNAYRHTPISIPVKYSNGYFSQIESGDVINPYNQLTQTGYITEFRSQLWSNLRVTQDLDALLKGLSVTGMFSFDSYSYNTIKQTKEPDTYLATGRDADGNLVFKQTRVGTGFLNYDKDNGGSRQYYTEAALNYSRKFGLHAVTGMFLFNQSDRSNGFSGDYIGAIPYRIRSLVGRFTYGYDDKYLLETNFGYNGSETFAPNHRYGFFPSVGLGYIVSKEKYFAPLNDAIQFLKLRFSYGLTGNGNIGGNRFAYLSKVGSGGPYDFGNNVNTHFDGYYIGEYGVDVTWEKAKKMNVGIDLKTLHNDLTLNLDLFQEARTGIFLRRADVPLYVGVGNLPYANIGAFNNRGIDATIDYNKRISSDFNFQIRGNITYTHSKVIDDAQAPWPYPWQQRIGRKYGQRFGYIALGLFTSDEEVANSPQQAGTTKAGDIKYKDLNGDGVINTYDQGPIGYGSMPSVVYGFGPTITFKRISVGAWFKGISAVDIMLNGDGLQPFSQGGERGNLFAEIVDRWTPDNPSPHPMYPRLTYGNDNMNYVASSWWVRNGSFLRLQTCQLSYEFKRSDWLSKWGLNSLSLYFIGENLVTFSRFKLWDPELGDGNGAQYPLIKTYNIGIRCSFK; the protein is encoded by the coding sequence ATGCCAGTTAAATTCCTAAGCAAGGATCTGTGTGTTTTATTGCTTTTGCTGCTTTTATCGGGGTTACATGTATACGCCCAACAACCGATTGAAAAGGTATTTATAGATCTGAATCAGAACAATGTTCCGCTGTCGCAGGTGATGAAAGAAATTGAAAAACAATCAGGTATCAATTTCTTTTACAGCAGGAGGCACGTGAATAGTGCAGCAAAAATAACTGCTGTTTTTAAGCATGAGCCGCTGAATAATGTTCTGGAAGCGATCTTTCCTCCAAAGGGATTGAAGTGGAAATACGTTCCTCAGCAAAATGCTATATTATTAAGCCCCGGGAAAGCTCCTCCGCCCTTAAAAAAAGATCCGATGAATGTTCAGAAAAAACCCTCGGGCGATTCAATACCCATCACTATATCAGGTACGGTAACGGATGCGCTGAACAATCCCATGCCCTCGGTAACCATTAGTGATATAAATTCCGGCAGAACAACCATCACTGACAGTTTGGGCAGATACAGGTTGCCGGTAACTGAAGGGCATGATGTGCTGTTTTCTTATGTAGGGTATAAACCGTTTACCACTACCGTAAAGGACCGAATAACGATCAATGTAGTACTGGAAGCAAACCCGGGAAGCATGAATGATGTGGTAATAGTTGCCTATGGGCAGCAGAAGAAAATAACCAGTGTTGGTGCGGTCAGCACCCTGAACCCCGAAGAGTTGAAACAACCTGTTGCCAACCTGTCTACAATGCTGGCAGGCCGCGTATCGGGCGTTATTGGTATGCAGCGAAGCGGTCAGCCGGGATATGACGGTGCCGATATTTATATCCGGGGTATATCCACCTTTACCAACAGCAGCCCCTTAGTGCTGATTGACGGAGTAGAACGGTCTTTGTCAGAAGTGGATCCTGAAGACATTGCCAGCTTCAGCATCCTGAAAGATGCAACCGCCACTGCTATGTATGGTACGAGGGGCGCTAACGGCGTTATTCTTATCCAGACCAAAACCGGCAAGCCGGGAAAACCTCAGATTAATTTTCAGTATGATCAGGGGCTGACGCAATTTACACAGCTTCCGAAATTTGCGGATGGGGTTACTTATATGAAGATGGCTAATGAGGCCTACAGGAACAGCAACCCGGATGATCCTTTACCAAAATATTCCGATGAAAAAATAAAAAATACAGAACAGGGCATTGATCCTGATCTGAATCCTAATGTAAACTGGTTTGATGCGTTGTTCAATAAATTCGGACAAAACAGGCGTGCAAGGGCAAATGCAAGCGGAGGGTCTGAAAATGCAAAATACTATTTGTCTGTAGGATATTATGATGAAAACGGGTTAACCAAGGTAGATGAGCTGGCCCAGTACAATTCCTCATTAAAATATAAGAGGTATAATTTTACTTCCAACCTCAACTTAAATGTAACCAAAACCACAAAAATTGATTTCGGCGCTTCAGGGTGGATCAGCAATGGCAATTATCCGGGCACAAGTATTGAATCGATATGGGGCAATGCTTACCGGCATACGCCCATCAGCATTCCTGTTAAATATTCCAATGGGTATTTTTCCCAGATAGAGTCCGGGGATGTTATCAATCCTTATAATCAGTTAACACAGACGGGTTATATAACCGAGTTCAGAAGCCAGCTCTGGAGCAATCTAAGGGTAACGCAGGATCTTGATGCCCTTTTGAAGGGACTGTCGGTTACAGGAATGTTTTCCTTTGACAGCTACAGTTATAATACCATAAAGCAAACAAAGGAGCCGGATACCTATCTGGCCACCGGAAGAGATGCAGATGGAAACCTGGTCTTTAAGCAAACCAGGGTAGGAACAGGCTTTCTGAACTATGATAAAGATAACGGGGGCAGCCGTCAGTATTATACGGAAGCTGCCTTGAATTATTCAAGAAAGTTTGGTTTGCACGCTGTCACCGGAATGTTCCTTTTTAACCAGTCGGATCGATCTAATGGTTTTTCCGGCGATTATATTGGCGCAATCCCATACCGGATCCGGTCACTGGTGGGGCGCTTTACCTATGGATATGATGATAAATATTTATTAGAGACCAACTTCGGTTACAACGGGTCCGAAACATTTGCACCGAACCACCGGTATGGCTTTTTCCCTTCTGTAGGGCTTGGGTATATTGTTTCCAAAGAAAAATATTTTGCTCCGTTAAATGATGCGATCCAATTCCTGAAACTTCGGTTCTCTTACGGTTTAACAGGCAATGGAAATATTGGCGGCAACCGGTTTGCCTATTTATCAAAGGTAGGATCCGGTGGCCCTTATGATTTTGGCAATAATGTGAACACCCATTTTGACGGTTATTATATCGGGGAGTATGGGGTGGATGTTACCTGGGAAAAGGCTAAGAAAATGAATGTGGGTATTGATCTGAAAACGTTGCACAATGATCTTACATTGAACCTGGATCTTTTCCAGGAAGCCCGCACCGGTATTTTTCTCCGGCGGGCCGATGTGCCGCTTTATGTTGGGGTAGGCAACCTGCCCTATGCCAATATTGGTGCATTTAACAACAGGGGAATTGATGCCACCATAGATTATAACAAGCGCATATCTTCCGACTTTAATTTTCAGATAAGAGGAAATATAACCTATACCCATTCTAAAGTAATTGATGATGCACAGGCACCCTGGCCTTATCCCTGGCAGCAAAGGATCGGAAGAAAATACGGTCAACGGTTTGGATACATAGCGCTGGGCCTGTTTACCAGCGATGAAGAAGTAGCAAACAGCCCGCAGCAGGCTGGCACTACAAAAGCCGGCGATATAAAATATAAGGATCTAAACGGCGATGGTGTCATTAACACGTATGACCAGGGCCCCATTGGTTATGGCTCGATGCCGAGCGTTGTATATGGGTTTGGGCCAACGATAACTTTTAAGCGTATCTCGGTCGGAGCGTGGTTTAAGGGGATCAGTGCTGTAGACATCATGCTGAACGGGGATGGATTACAACCTTTTAGCCAGGGTGGGGAAAGGGGGAACCTCTTTGCTGAAATTGTAGACAGGTGGACGCCGGATAACCCCAGCCCGCATCCTATGTATCCGAGGCTGACTTATGGTAACGATAATATGAATTACGTGGCCAGTAGCTGGTGGGTAAGGAATGGCTCTTTTTTAAGACTCCAGACCTGCCAGTTGAGTTACGAATTTAAACGGTCAGACTGGTTGTCGAAATGGGGGCTCAATAGTCTGAGCTTATACTTTATCGGGGAAAACCTGGTCACCTTTAGCCGGTTTAAACTTTGGGACCCGGAATTGGGAGATGGCAACGGTGCTCAATATCCTTTGATAAAAACGTATAATATAGGTATAAGATGCTCTTTTAAATAG
- a CDS encoding RagB/SusD family nutrient uptake outer membrane protein, with the protein MQYLFPMLKPQYSMKHTFIALSFVMLIGFGSCKKFFDQVPNDQITIDQVFQKKAASQNFLANVYSYVDDESKQWTDFPWTGNSDELDVTWSKYATYDLARLNMSAGNVLFNKWGEYYRGIRAATYFINHIDGNQEILALNGQQLIDQYKAEARFLRAYYYFLLMRQFGPVVIIGENELPVDATAADLQLPRLPFDECVDYVVKELDMAASVLPLVPEVNGTPSASEAGRATKGMALAVKARLLLYAASPLYNGNKEYANFKNPDGTPLINQTYDESKWKKASDAAKAVIDLNQYSLFKDPGGDPVTTASNILLSPWNNEAIFVRKSNSLTDWDKNAFPRQGDGWCGLGPTQEMVDAYFMSDGKPISESPLYSESGFTDVNGVSVYNMYRNREPRFYASITYNNSLWMSGQMTAPKPISFFVDGPNGKNGHPTDWTKTGYLIRKNVSWNQTARPLVLFRLGEIYLNYAEALNEYDPSNPDILKYLNLIRERAGIPQYGTGSNALPVPADQNEMRKKIWAERRVELAFEYHRWFDIRRWKIAGQVMGDLHGMDVNKTGNDFYHRVVATSHLFKNAFYWFPIEQYELDRARMIVQNPGW; encoded by the coding sequence ATGCAATATCTTTTTCCGATGTTAAAGCCACAATATAGTATGAAGCATACGTTCATTGCTCTGTCCTTTGTAATGCTGATTGGTTTTGGTTCCTGTAAGAAATTTTTCGACCAGGTGCCCAATGATCAGATCACCATTGACCAGGTTTTTCAGAAAAAAGCGGCTTCACAGAATTTCTTAGCTAATGTTTACAGTTACGTTGATGATGAATCTAAACAATGGACCGATTTCCCATGGACCGGGAATTCGGATGAGCTGGATGTGACCTGGTCCAAATATGCAACTTATGATCTGGCGCGCCTGAATATGAGTGCCGGCAATGTACTGTTTAACAAGTGGGGAGAATATTACAGGGGCATCAGGGCGGCTACTTATTTTATCAATCATATTGACGGTAATCAGGAAATTCTGGCGCTCAACGGCCAGCAATTAATAGATCAGTATAAAGCCGAAGCCCGTTTTTTAAGAGCCTATTATTATTTTTTGCTGATGCGGCAGTTTGGCCCCGTAGTGATTATTGGGGAAAATGAGCTCCCTGTTGATGCCACAGCCGCTGATCTGCAATTGCCCAGGTTGCCTTTTGATGAATGTGTTGATTATGTTGTAAAAGAACTGGATATGGCGGCATCCGTGCTTCCCTTGGTACCGGAGGTAAACGGTACGCCCAGCGCTTCGGAGGCCGGAAGGGCCACAAAAGGAATGGCTTTAGCCGTTAAAGCGCGCCTTCTTTTGTATGCGGCAAGCCCATTGTACAATGGCAATAAAGAATATGCTAATTTTAAAAACCCCGATGGAACGCCATTAATTAATCAAACCTATGATGAAAGCAAATGGAAAAAAGCGTCAGACGCTGCCAAAGCGGTCATTGATCTCAACCAGTATTCATTATTCAAAGACCCGGGTGGAGACCCTGTAACTACAGCATCCAATATTTTATTATCGCCCTGGAACAATGAGGCCATCTTTGTAAGGAAAAGCAATTCTTTAACGGACTGGGATAAAAATGCTTTTCCAAGGCAGGGCGATGGATGGTGCGGTTTAGGCCCCACACAGGAAATGGTGGATGCTTATTTTATGAGCGACGGAAAACCCATATCAGAATCACCTTTATATAGCGAATCCGGGTTTACTGATGTGAACGGTGTATCTGTGTATAATATGTACAGGAACAGGGAGCCGCGGTTTTACGCATCCATTACCTACAATAACAGTTTATGGATGAGCGGGCAGATGACCGCTCCAAAACCGATCTCGTTCTTTGTAGATGGCCCCAATGGCAAAAACGGTCATCCGACAGACTGGACAAAGACGGGTTACCTGATCCGCAAGAACGTAAGCTGGAACCAGACAGCGCGTCCACTTGTTTTATTTCGTCTGGGAGAAATTTATTTGAACTATGCAGAGGCATTAAATGAATATGACCCGTCTAATCCTGATATTTTAAAGTACCTGAACCTTATCCGGGAGCGGGCCGGTATACCACAGTATGGCACGGGGAGTAATGCATTACCGGTACCTGCCGATCAAAATGAAATGCGGAAAAAGATATGGGCTGAACGGAGAGTAGAGCTGGCATTTGAATACCACAGGTGGTTTGATATAAGAAGATGGAAGATTGCCGGGCAGGTAATGGGCGACCTGCATGGGATGGATGTGAATAAGACCGGGAATGATTTTTACCATCGTGTGGTAGCTACCTCCCATTTGTTTAAAAATGCGTTCTACTGGTTTCCGATAGAGCAGTATGAGCTGGACCGCGCCCGTATGATTGTGCAGAACCCCGGCTGGTAA
- a CDS encoding discoidin domain-containing protein, protein MRLKIINAFFLAALLALAGCFKDSVSLPPQPLENYIKVYMPQAVNNPAVYSYSTSDSSAHTIIYGANYGGAGYPDADIEVQFAVDAAAADSFNTANNTDYALLPEKSYKLSSLTGYIKKGTLSTDPLQLTVTTFGKNAPDDISKTYILPVSIKTATEKINESLRTFFCIIKIEPTFFNRTDWIITGFSSQESVGEGENNGRAIFILDDNKNTYWHSQWKDGQPGPPHYVTIDMGATKQVRGCGFIGRQSSNAGKPQDVQIFMSNDGSNWELAFTQTLQNINDLQRFFFDKAAEGRYVKLQINAAYGATYTHLAEFYLF, encoded by the coding sequence ATGAGATTGAAGATAATAAATGCATTTTTCCTGGCTGCTTTATTGGCGCTGGCAGGTTGTTTTAAGGATTCAGTGTCACTGCCTCCGCAACCTTTGGAAAATTATATAAAAGTATATATGCCACAGGCTGTCAATAACCCGGCGGTTTACTCCTACAGCACCAGCGATAGCAGTGCGCATACTATAATTTATGGCGCCAATTATGGGGGCGCCGGATATCCTGACGCAGATATAGAAGTACAGTTTGCTGTTGATGCGGCTGCCGCCGATAGTTTTAACACTGCTAATAATACGGATTATGCGCTGCTGCCGGAGAAAAGTTATAAACTGAGTAGCTTAACAGGGTATATAAAGAAAGGAACCTTGTCCACAGACCCGTTGCAACTTACGGTTACAACATTTGGTAAGAATGCTCCTGATGATATTTCAAAAACATATATACTTCCTGTAAGTATAAAAACGGCTACTGAAAAAATAAATGAGTCGTTAAGAACCTTTTTCTGTATTATAAAAATTGAGCCTACCTTCTTCAACAGGACTGACTGGATCATCACCGGCTTTTCTTCTCAGGAAAGTGTAGGTGAGGGAGAGAACAATGGCCGCGCGATCTTTATACTGGATGATAATAAAAATACTTACTGGCACAGCCAGTGGAAAGACGGCCAGCCGGGGCCACCGCATTATGTTACCATTGATATGGGAGCAACCAAACAGGTGCGGGGTTGTGGTTTTATAGGGCGGCAGAGTTCTAATGCCGGTAAACCGCAGGATGTACAGATCTTTATGAGCAATGACGGAAGCAACTGGGAGCTGGCATTTACACAGACATTGCAAAATATCAATGATCTGCAAAGATTCTTTTTTGATAAGGCTGCAGAGGGGCGATATGTAAAACTGCAGATCAATGCTGCCTATGGAGCCACCTATACACATTTGGCAGAGTTTTATTTATTTTAA